Proteins co-encoded in one Marinomonas sp. IMCC 4694 genomic window:
- the rplV gene encoding 50S ribosomal protein L22, with product MSEVKASLKGARLSAQKARLVVDQIRGKSVSEALNILTFSPKKAAVIVKKVLESAIANAEHNEGADVDDLRVSTAYVDEAMTLKRIMPRAKGRADRILKRGCHITVKVAD from the coding sequence ATGAGTGAAGTAAAAGCTTCATTGAAGGGTGCTCGCCTCTCTGCGCAGAAGGCCCGTTTGGTTGTAGATCAAATCCGCGGCAAATCTGTTAGCGAAGCGCTGAACATTTTAACGTTCAGTCCTAAGAAGGCGGCAGTAATTGTCAAGAAAGTACTCGAGTCTGCTATAGCTAACGCTGAGCATAACGAAGGTGCTGATGTAGATGACTTGCGTGTTTCTACGGCGTATGTTGATGAGGCTATGACTCTGAAGCGTATTATGCCACGTGCCAAAGGCCGTGCTGACCGTATTTTAAAACGCGGTTGCCATATCACAGTTAAAGTCGCTGACTAA
- the rpsS gene encoding 30S ribosomal protein S19, which translates to MPRSLKKGPFIDLHLLKKVEAAVEKKDRRPIKTWSRRSTIFPDFVGLTIAVHNGRQHVPVLVTEDMVGHKLGEFAPTRTYRGHAADKKAKR; encoded by the coding sequence GTGCCACGTTCACTAAAAAAAGGTCCTTTTATCGACCTTCATTTGTTGAAAAAGGTAGAGGCTGCGGTAGAGAAAAAAGATCGTCGTCCAATTAAGACTTGGTCGCGCCGTTCTACTATCTTCCCTGATTTTGTAGGGTTGACTATCGCTGTCCATAATGGTCGCCAGCATGTTCCAGTTCTTGTAACTGAAGATATGGTCGGTCATAAATTGGGTGAGTTCGCTCCGACCCGTACATATCGTGGTCATGCTGCGGACAAGAAAGCCAAACGGTAA
- the rplB gene encoding 50S ribosomal protein L2, which translates to MAVVKSKPTSAGRRHVVKVTNNDLHKGAPYAPLLDKQSRSGGRNNNGRITTRHVGGGHKQHYRMVDFRRNKDGIPAVVERLEYDPNRSANIALIMYADGERRYIIASKGMVAGNVVFSGADAPIKTGNTLPLQNIPVGSTVHCVELKPGKGAQVARSAGASAQLVAREGRYVTLRLRSGEMRKVLTECRATLGEVSNSEHSLRVLGKAGATRWRGVRPTVRGAAMNPVDHPHGGGEGRSKGGRHPVTPWGVPTKGYKTRSNKRTDKLIVRRRTK; encoded by the coding sequence ATGGCTGTTGTTAAAAGTAAGCCAACGTCTGCAGGCCGTCGTCACGTTGTTAAAGTTACTAACAACGATTTGCACAAAGGCGCACCATATGCACCTTTGCTAGATAAGCAAAGCAGATCGGGTGGACGCAACAATAACGGACGCATCACTACGCGTCACGTAGGTGGTGGTCATAAGCAGCATTATCGTATGGTTGATTTTCGTCGTAACAAAGACGGGATCCCTGCGGTAGTTGAGCGTTTGGAATATGATCCAAACCGTTCTGCAAACATTGCATTAATTATGTATGCTGATGGTGAGCGTCGTTACATTATCGCTTCTAAAGGTATGGTTGCAGGCAATGTAGTTTTTAGTGGTGCAGATGCGCCTATCAAAACCGGTAATACTTTGCCTCTGCAAAATATTCCAGTTGGTAGTACCGTACACTGTGTCGAGCTTAAGCCAGGTAAAGGTGCACAAGTTGCACGTTCAGCCGGTGCTTCTGCTCAGCTAGTTGCTCGTGAAGGTCGCTACGTTACCCTTCGCCTACGTTCAGGTGAAATGCGTAAAGTATTGACAGAATGTCGCGCTACTTTAGGTGAAGTATCAAACTCCGAGCATAGCTTACGAGTTCTTGGTAAAGCTGGTGCTACGCGTTGGCGTGGTGTTCGTCCTACCGTTCGCGGTGCGGCGATGAACCCAGTGGATCACCCACATGGTGGTGGTGAAGGTCGTAGCAAAGGTGGTCGTCACCCAGTTACACCATGGGGTGTGCCTACTAAAGGGTACAAAACACGCAGCAACAAGCGTACTGATAAACTTATTGTACGTCGCCGTACTAAGTAA
- the rplW gene encoding 50S ribosomal protein L23, with amino-acid sequence MIGERIYKVLLGPHISEKATIVAEGNGQYVFRVTGDATKPEIKQAIEALFEVKVESVRTLNHKGKTKRTVRGLGKRKDVKKAYVRLAEGQEIDFMVAE; translated from the coding sequence ATGATCGGCGAACGTATTTATAAAGTTTTGTTGGGTCCACATATTTCCGAAAAAGCAACGATCGTAGCTGAAGGCAATGGTCAGTATGTATTTCGTGTTACAGGTGATGCAACAAAACCTGAAATCAAACAAGCTATCGAAGCACTGTTTGAAGTCAAAGTTGAGTCTGTTCGCACGTTGAACCATAAAGGTAAAACAAAGCGTACAGTTCGTGGCCTAGGTAAGCGTAAAGACGTTAAAAAAGCGTACGTACGTTTGGCTGAAGGTCAAGAAATTGATTTCATGGTCGCTGAATAA
- the rplD gene encoding 50S ribosomal protein L4, giving the protein MNLNLTGTEGTVEVSDVAFAREYNEALVHQVVTSYLAGARQGSRAQKTRSEVAGGGRKPWKQKGSGRARAGTIRSPLWRSGGVTFAAKPQDHSQKVNKKMYRAAMRTIWSELVRKDRLVVVEELKLEAPKTKLFIAKMAELNLENALIISSDLDDNLFLAARNIPNVDVRDAASIDPVSLIAYDKVLVTVGALKQVEEALA; this is encoded by the coding sequence ATGAACTTGAATCTAACAGGCACAGAAGGAACCGTTGAAGTTTCTGATGTAGCCTTTGCTCGTGAATACAACGAAGCACTTGTTCACCAAGTAGTTACATCTTACTTGGCTGGTGCTCGTCAAGGTTCACGCGCTCAAAAAACTCGCTCTGAAGTGGCAGGTGGTGGACGCAAACCTTGGAAACAAAAAGGTTCTGGTCGTGCACGTGCAGGTACTATCCGTAGCCCTCTTTGGCGCTCTGGTGGTGTTACTTTCGCTGCGAAACCACAGGATCACTCTCAAAAAGTGAACAAGAAGATGTACCGTGCAGCAATGCGCACCATCTGGTCTGAACTTGTCCGTAAAGATCGTCTTGTTGTGGTTGAAGAACTTAAATTGGAAGCTCCAAAGACTAAGCTCTTCATAGCAAAAATGGCAGAATTGAATCTTGAGAACGCTTTGATTATCTCCAGTGATTTGGATGATAATTTGTTCCTAGCGGCTCGCAACATTCCTAACGTAGATGTACGTGATGCAGCGTCTATCGACCCTGTTAGCTTGATTGCTTACGACAAAGTGTTGGTGACAGTTGGTGCTCTGAAACAAGTTGAGGAGGCACTAGCATGA
- the rplC gene encoding 50S ribosomal protein L3 encodes MTIQLVGRKAGMTRIFNEEGVSVPVTVIEVEPNRVTQVKTAATDGYQAVQVTVGSRRSSRVNKAAAGHYAKANVEAGRGLWEFRLSGDEKEINVGDELTVADFESIQMVDVTGQSKGKGFQGAIKRHNFSMQDATHGNSLSHRAPGSIGQCQTPGRVWKGKKMAGHMGAAQVTTQSLEVVRVDTERNLILVKGAVPGAVNGDVILQSAVKAR; translated from the coding sequence ATGACTATTCAATTAGTCGGACGCAAAGCCGGAATGACACGTATCTTCAATGAAGAGGGTGTATCCGTGCCAGTAACCGTCATCGAGGTTGAACCGAACCGCGTTACTCAGGTGAAAACAGCAGCAACTGACGGCTATCAAGCTGTTCAGGTTACTGTTGGTTCTCGCCGTTCGAGCCGCGTTAACAAAGCCGCTGCAGGACACTATGCAAAAGCGAACGTTGAAGCAGGTCGTGGTTTGTGGGAGTTCCGCCTTTCAGGTGACGAAAAAGAAATCAATGTTGGTGATGAGCTAACTGTTGCTGATTTCGAATCTATCCAAATGGTTGATGTAACTGGTCAATCAAAGGGTAAAGGGTTTCAAGGTGCCATCAAGCGTCATAATTTCAGTATGCAAGACGCTACACATGGTAACTCATTGTCTCACCGTGCACCTGGCTCCATCGGCCAATGTCAAACACCTGGTCGTGTTTGGAAAGGCAAGAAGATGGCTGGCCATATGGGTGCTGCACAAGTAACTACACAATCACTTGAAGTGGTTCGTGTGGACACAGAGCGTAACCTTATCCTTGTGAAAGGTGCCGTACCTGGTGCAGTGAATGGTGATGTTATTCTTCAATCAGCTGTTAAAGCTCGCTAA
- the rpsJ gene encoding 30S ribosomal protein S10 has translation MQSQKIRIRLKAFDHRLIDASTQEIVDTAKRTGAQVRGPIPLPTRKERYTVLISPHVNKDARDQYEIRTHKRVLDIVEPTEKTVDALMKLDLAAGVEVQISLG, from the coding sequence ATGCAAAGCCAAAAAATCCGTATTCGTCTGAAAGCGTTTGATCATCGTTTGATTGATGCTTCAACACAAGAAATTGTGGACACAGCGAAACGTACAGGTGCGCAAGTACGTGGACCGATTCCACTTCCTACTCGTAAAGAGCGTTATACAGTATTGATTTCTCCACACGTAAACAAAGATGCGCGTGATCAGTATGAAATCCGTACACATAAACGTGTTCTAGACATCGTTGAGCCAACAGAGAAAACCGTTGATGCTTTAATGAAGCTAGACCTTGCGGCAGGCGTGGAAGTACAAATTTCTTTGGGTTAA
- the tuf gene encoding elongation factor Tu, which translates to MAKSKFERNKPHVNVGTIGHVDHGKTTLTAALTRVCAEVFGGTAVAFDGIDNAPEERERGITISTSHVEYDSPVRHYAHVDCPGHADYVKNMITGAAQMDGAILVCGATDGPMPQTREHILLSRQVGVPYIVVFLNKSDLLAEDCGGADSEEYAEMLELVEMELRDLLSEYDFPGDDTPIIPGSALMALKGEDDNEMGTTAVRKLVETLDSYIPEPERAIDGAFLMPIEDVFSIQGRGTVVTGRVERGIVRIQEEVEIVGIVNTTKTTCTGVEMFRKLLDEGRAGENCGILLRGTKREDVQRGQVLAKPGSITPHTEFEAEVYVLGKDEGGRHTPFFKGYRPQFYFRTTDVTGACSLPEGVEMVMPGDNIQMTVELIHPIAMDEGLRFAIREGGRTVGAGVVAKILK; encoded by the coding sequence ATGGCAAAGAGTAAATTTGAACGTAATAAACCGCACGTTAACGTTGGCACTATCGGTCACGTTGACCATGGTAAAACAACATTAACAGCAGCATTAACACGCGTATGTGCAGAAGTTTTCGGCGGCACCGCTGTTGCTTTTGACGGTATCGATAATGCGCCTGAAGAGCGTGAGCGTGGAATCACTATCTCTACATCTCACGTAGAATACGATTCACCAGTTCGCCATTACGCGCACGTAGATTGTCCTGGTCACGCCGATTATGTTAAAAACATGATCACTGGTGCCGCACAAATGGACGGCGCTATCTTGGTTTGTGGCGCGACTGATGGCCCTATGCCTCAGACTCGTGAGCACATCCTTCTTTCTCGCCAAGTAGGCGTTCCATACATCGTAGTTTTCCTTAACAAGTCTGACTTGTTGGCAGAAGATTGTGGTGGTGCGGATTCTGAAGAATACGCAGAAATGCTTGAGTTGGTTGAGATGGAATTGCGTGATCTTCTATCTGAATATGACTTCCCAGGTGATGATACTCCAATCATTCCAGGTTCCGCGCTTATGGCGTTGAAAGGCGAAGATGACAACGAAATGGGTACGACTGCTGTTCGTAAACTCGTTGAAACTCTTGACTCTTACATTCCTGAGCCAGAGCGTGCTATCGATGGTGCTTTCTTGATGCCTATCGAGGACGTATTCTCTATCCAAGGTCGTGGTACGGTTGTAACTGGTCGTGTTGAGCGCGGTATCGTTCGCATTCAAGAAGAAGTTGAAATTGTTGGTATCGTGAATACTACCAAGACAACTTGTACTGGTGTAGAGATGTTCCGTAAATTGCTTGACGAAGGTCGTGCAGGTGAGAACTGTGGTATCCTTCTTCGTGGTACTAAGCGTGAAGATGTTCAGCGAGGTCAAGTTTTGGCTAAGCCTGGTTCAATCACTCCTCACACTGAGTTCGAAGCTGAAGTATATGTTTTGGGTAAAGATGAAGGTGGTCGTCACACTCCATTCTTCAAAGGTTACCGTCCTCAGTTCTACTTCCGTACAACTGACGTAACAGGTGCTTGTTCTTTGCCTGAAGGCGTAGAAATGGTTATGCCTGGCGATAACATTCAGATGACTGTTGAACTAATTCACCCAATCGCGATGGACGAAGGTCTACGTTTCGCGATCCGTGAAGGTGGTCGTACAGTAGGTGCTGGTGTTGTTGCTAAAATCCTTAAATAA
- the fusA gene encoding elongation factor G, protein MARKTPINRYRNIGIVAHVDAGKTTTTERVLFYTGLSHKIGEVHDGAATMDWMEQEQERGITITSAATTCFWSGMNKQFDEHRVNIIDTPGHVDFTIEVERSLRVLDGAVVVLCGSSGVQPQTETVWRQANKYEVPRVVFVNKMDRTGADYFSVVSQLETRLGANAVPIQINVGAEEDFKGVIDLVLMKTIMWNEEDHGMTFSLEDVPSDQLDEAMEWREKMVEAAAEANDELMERYLEEGELSVEEIKSGLRIRTLSNEIVLVTCGSAFKNKGVQAVLDAVVEYLPSPLEVKAIEGMREDGVTVVTRIADDEAPFSALAFKIATDPFVGTLTFIRVYSGMLLSGDAVYNSVKQKRERIGRIVQMHANNREEIKEVLAGDIAAAVGMKFVTTGDTLCDMNDVVVLERMEFPEPVISVAVEPKSQADQDKMAIALGKLAQEDPSFRVETHVETGQTIISGMGELHLDILVDRMRREFKVEANIGKPQVSYREKIRKEVVVNHKFVRQSGGRGQYGHVVMKLIPTDKDGLEFINEIVGGAIPKEYIPAIEKGVSEQMKNGVIAGYPLLGIKVVLFDGSFHDVDSNEMAFKIAASQGLRKGAADADPCVLEPVMKVEVVTPEEYMGDVMGDLNRRRGIVQGMDDSPSGKIIRAEVPLGQMFGYATDVRSLSQGRASYAMEFEKYAEAPASVADAIIKNED, encoded by the coding sequence GTGGCACGTAAAACACCTATCAACCGCTACCGTAACATCGGTATTGTTGCGCATGTTGATGCAGGTAAAACGACGACGACTGAACGCGTTCTTTTCTACACTGGTTTGTCTCATAAAATTGGAGAGGTCCATGATGGTGCCGCGACAATGGATTGGATGGAGCAAGAGCAAGAGCGTGGTATCACGATAACTTCAGCAGCGACAACGTGCTTCTGGAGCGGAATGAACAAGCAGTTTGATGAGCATCGTGTCAATATTATAGACACGCCTGGGCACGTAGATTTTACTATTGAAGTAGAGCGTTCTTTACGTGTCTTGGATGGTGCTGTTGTTGTGTTGTGTGGTTCTTCTGGTGTGCAGCCTCAAACTGAAACGGTTTGGCGTCAAGCGAATAAGTATGAAGTTCCTCGTGTCGTGTTCGTCAATAAGATGGATCGTACAGGAGCAGATTATTTTTCGGTTGTAAGTCAGCTCGAAACGCGATTGGGTGCTAATGCTGTGCCTATTCAGATCAATGTCGGCGCTGAAGAAGATTTCAAAGGCGTTATCGATTTGGTTCTGATGAAAACCATTATGTGGAATGAAGAAGACCATGGCATGACGTTCTCATTAGAGGATGTCCCGTCTGATCAGCTTGATGAAGCGATGGAATGGCGTGAAAAGATGGTTGAGGCCGCTGCAGAAGCGAATGACGAATTGATGGAGAGGTACCTTGAAGAAGGTGAGCTCTCTGTTGAGGAGATAAAGAGCGGTTTGCGAATTCGTACATTATCCAATGAAATAGTCTTGGTGACATGCGGGTCTGCTTTTAAAAATAAAGGCGTGCAAGCCGTTCTGGATGCTGTTGTTGAGTATTTGCCTTCGCCGCTTGAAGTAAAAGCGATCGAAGGGATGCGTGAAGATGGTGTGACAGTGGTTACGCGAATTGCTGATGACGAGGCTCCGTTCTCTGCATTGGCGTTTAAAATAGCGACTGACCCATTTGTTGGCACATTGACCTTCATTCGTGTGTACTCTGGCATGTTGTTGTCTGGTGATGCTGTTTATAATTCTGTGAAGCAGAAGCGTGAGCGCATAGGGCGCATTGTGCAGATGCATGCGAATAATCGTGAAGAAATTAAAGAGGTACTGGCTGGTGATATCGCCGCCGCTGTAGGTATGAAATTTGTAACTACGGGTGATACCCTTTGCGATATGAACGATGTGGTTGTGCTGGAGCGTATGGAGTTTCCAGAGCCAGTTATTTCTGTTGCTGTTGAGCCAAAGTCTCAGGCAGATCAGGATAAAATGGCCATTGCGTTAGGTAAGCTGGCGCAAGAAGACCCTTCTTTTCGTGTTGAGACACACGTCGAGACGGGTCAAACAATTATTTCTGGTATGGGTGAGCTGCACTTAGATATTCTTGTTGACCGTATGCGTCGCGAGTTTAAAGTGGAGGCTAACATTGGTAAGCCTCAGGTTTCCTACCGGGAGAAAATTCGCAAAGAAGTGGTGGTTAATCACAAATTTGTGCGTCAATCCGGTGGTCGTGGTCAATACGGTCACGTCGTGATGAAGTTAATTCCAACCGATAAGGATGGGCTTGAGTTTATCAACGAGATTGTTGGTGGTGCTATTCCAAAAGAATACATCCCTGCGATAGAGAAAGGCGTTTCAGAGCAAATGAAGAATGGCGTTATAGCTGGTTACCCATTGTTGGGTATTAAGGTGGTGTTGTTCGATGGTTCATTCCATGATGTTGACTCTAATGAAATGGCTTTCAAAATTGCAGCTTCTCAGGGATTAAGAAAAGGAGCGGCTGATGCTGATCCATGTGTTCTTGAGCCTGTAATGAAAGTGGAAGTTGTAACTCCTGAGGAATACATGGGCGACGTAATGGGTGACCTAAATCGTCGTCGTGGTATTGTTCAGGGGATGGACGATTCCCCGTCAGGTAAAATTATCCGGGCAGAAGTTCCTTTAGGGCAGATGTTTGGGTATGCAACTGACGTGCGCAGCTTGTCGCAAGGGCGTGCGAGCTATGCAATGGAGTTTGAGAAATACGCTGAAGCACCGGCTAGTGTGGCAGACGCGATCATCAAAAATGAAGATTAA
- the rpsG gene encoding 30S ribosomal protein S7 encodes MPRRRVVAKREVLPDPKHGSQLLAKFINHVMVSGKKSVAESIVYNALNTVATRAKTEEPMAIFEKALESIQPMVEVKSRRVGGATYQVPVEVRPARRAALSMRWLVDASRKRGEKSMALRLAGEILDASENKGSAVKKREDVHRMAEANKAFSHYRF; translated from the coding sequence ATGCCTAGAAGACGCGTCGTCGCCAAGCGTGAAGTCCTTCCGGATCCTAAACACGGAAGCCAACTTCTTGCTAAGTTCATTAACCACGTAATGGTTAGTGGCAAAAAATCTGTAGCAGAGAGTATTGTTTACAATGCCCTTAACACGGTTGCAACTCGTGCTAAAACGGAAGAGCCAATGGCTATCTTCGAAAAAGCATTAGAATCTATCCAGCCAATGGTTGAGGTTAAATCTCGCCGTGTTGGTGGTGCGACTTACCAAGTTCCTGTTGAAGTGCGTCCAGCTCGCCGCGCCGCTTTATCTATGCGCTGGTTGGTTGATGCTTCACGTAAGCGTGGTGAAAAATCCATGGCTTTGCGTCTAGCAGGTGAAATTCTAGATGCTTCTGAAAATAAAGGTTCTGCTGTTAAGAAACGTGAAGACGTTCATCGCATGGCAGAAGCTAACAAAGCATTCTCTCACTACCGTTTCTAA
- the rpsL gene encoding 30S ribosomal protein S12: protein MATVNQLVRKPRKRKVAKSDVPALQACPQRRGVCTRVYTTTPKKPNSALRKVCRVRLTNGFEVTSYIGGEGHNLQEHSVVLIRGGRVKDLPGVRYHTVRGSLDTSGVQKRKQGRSKYGTKRPK, encoded by the coding sequence ATGGCAACCGTTAACCAGTTGGTTCGTAAACCACGTAAACGTAAAGTGGCAAAGAGTGACGTTCCTGCGTTACAAGCTTGTCCGCAACGCCGCGGTGTCTGCACTCGCGTATATACTACTACACCTAAAAAGCCTAACTCGGCTTTGCGTAAAGTATGTCGTGTTCGCTTGACTAACGGCTTTGAAGTAACTTCCTACATCGGTGGTGAAGGTCACAACCTGCAAGAACACAGCGTAGTGCTGATTCGCGGCGGTCGTGTAAAAGACCTTCCTGGTGTTCGTTACCACACAGTACGTGGTAGCTTGGATACTTCAGGCGTACAAAAACGTAAGCAAGGCCGTTCTAAATACGGTACTAAACGTCCTAAGTAA